The segment CTTGATTTAAATCATCAGCCTTTTCTAATCAAGGGCATAACAGATGCCATTGACTTTTCAGATCAATGGCATTTTTGAAATTCACTTCTTTCTTCAGAGTTCTGATGATTGCAAATTAATAAAAATCTCGTAACATTCTTAGAAAAATCCCAAAAAACTTTTTTACACTGAAAACTTAAAAATACTCCGAATAAATGTTGTCACGTTTATTATTGCTCATCGGCACTTGGACCATATACTCCCGGAATCGGAATATCCAATAATCTCAAGTATACGCCTAGCTGTGCTCTATGGTGAACAATCTGACTAAAGGAATGCCTTACAGTGTCAAGTTTTGATTGTTCCATGTAAACAATATCACCGTTTCGAAGTGTCCACTTTTCATCCAATACACTTTCTTTTGCATTCTCCAGATCTTTCAAAGCCAGCGCTACATTCTTGTTGAAATAAGCAACCAGTTCTTCTCCGGTTGTACAATCTGCAGGATTGTATGGACTTTTTGCGAAATCAAGTTCATCAGTATTCACTCCAAGGGAGATCCATGTCGGAAGATCAGCAATGTGAATAGCAAGATCCTGCAATTTCATACTCTTAGCATGTGGCTTCCAGCCCAGCTTATCTGCCGGAACCAGTGCCAGCATTTTTCGTGTACCAATAGCTTCTTTTTCGAGCTCTTTTTTGAATGATTGAAGAAAGGTTGTCATTGTTTTTAGTTTTTTGACAAAGAAACAGAAGACTAATGACAACAGTATGTCAGCATGTTTTTGGGAAACTAATGTTTCTAAGATTCTTTTCAGAAGACTCAAGTTCGGACTGCATTCTTTCAAGCATATTTAATTGGTCATGCTTCATATCTAATAATATTGATTTGTAATAAGATATTCCATTTATGAGGTTTTCCTTAAACAATTGAAACTGCTTTTGGTGACGAACAGTCCATGTAGAAAAATTCTTCGAAATCTCATTCTTCAAATAGTCAACATATAAATTCAATTCATTGACAAACATGTTCGGACGAGAAATGCTATTCAGAATATTTTTACGTCCGTAAATATGAGAAACCATTTCATCCAAAGAATATACTCCTGAGAAAAATGCAAGATTCGGCCCGGGACAAATCGTTACGGCGTTTAATTTATGAGGAGTGACTTGTCCGTTCTTTAAATAAGCTGTGGCTCCAAGCCCTTCACACAAACAATCCTTTTCCATAACTAAAATAATCTCTTCATCTTTTTCCTTTTCTGAAATGAATTTGCTTTTTATCTGGCTTATCTTCAAATTTTGATACTGCCGTGAAGCCGTGCAAATCGGTTGTGCAGTAAATTCTGTGTTGCTTGCAAGGAATTTTTTGTAACAAGGACTTCCAGGTCGACCACTTTGAATTCTTTTCTTTCTTTGAACTTCAGACGAACTCCTTCGAAAATTGTTAAATGGTATTCCTAATGGTGAGGAATTACTCAAATAATAATCTTCCTGTTTTGCATGGGCTAATTGATTAAGAGTAGTTTCATCCACATTCGTCGCCTCAGGAACTAGTAAAAAAGGACTTCCCCATCCGGTTCCATCTAAAGAATAATATTCCCGTAAAAATCTATCTTCTTGAAAAGTCCCAATACCACCTTGAACAGTAATACGCATTTCAGGAATATCACCATAACCTACTTTTCCTTTCACAATAAGTGCAGAATTACTGATAGAATACAATTCTTCAATCAACTCCACTCTCTTCAATTTAAATTCTTCCAATATTGGTCCAAGCAATAATCCATCTGTTGCAAAAGCGTGTCCCCCACAGTTTAATCCTGATTCAATTCTAAATTCAGAGACCCATAATCCTTTCTTCGCAAGAATCTTTCCTTGGATTAATGCTGATCTAAAATCACTGACCTTTAAAATTATCCTTTTCTTTTGTATCCCAGATTGATCAGGAAAAAAATCCTTAAAAGTTTCACAATAACTATACAGACGGGGATTCATTCCTGCAGAAAAGACAACTGAAGATGAAAGATTGCTATTTGCAAAACCTCTCAGGGCTGACATGGCATCACAATATTCAACCGGCAATTCGTTTCCTTCTTTAGAATAATTCGATTTGTCAAGCTTTGTCATTATATTAACATCGATTGAACCGGCTGAAATATTTTTCCGTAACTTTTCTTGCAATTCATGCTTAACAATATCATCTGAAATCAACATTTCCTTATACAATATCTTTAATGAAGAATCGCCAGGGAGCATCTCGAAATACTTATTGATAGAATAACCATCATCAAAAGATTCTGAACGCACTTCTTCGATTTTCTTTTCAACAATCTTCTGTAATAAGTTTAAATAAGCTGTCACTCTTTTTGCCCTATGGTCAATATCACCTTCAGGAATTGCAACAAACTCTTCATTCTCATTTTTACAATAGATCTCTCTCATACTTTCGATCAACTGATCTTCAATGATCGATACGACTGAAGAGATTCCGTAATGCGCAACTTTAACAGGAGTGTCAATAGTGTATGCTAAACCCATAACAGGGATATGAAAAGTGTGATTTTTTTGGGAGCTCATTTAATTCTTTTTGATATTTAATTCACAAAAGTCGGTTTATTGAAATGATATAATTATGACCTCCCTCATAGTCAATATGATTCGCTATAAAAGCGGAACTTATTCTTGCATTATTCTGTGAGCATCTGCCGAAATTCAATGAATTCGCACACAATAAATAATAATAAGTACATAGAAAACTTACTGATATAAATCATTCAATTTACAAATGTCCAAACGACTTCGTCAACTTACTCCTACGTAAATTTAAAATTACAGTACAGAATATATGTTCTTACTAAGGCCTGTAATCAGGATTATTAATGAACGATGTATCTGTAAGGGTTTTTAGAAAATTCACAAGATCCTCCTTCTCCCAAGGCCATAAATTCAACCCGTATAATTTTGCCGGTTTCGTCATGATAGGATCAATACCAGGAGAAGAAATACATACGCCAGAATTATAAAATTCCACAACTTCTTCCAGAGTCTGGTACCGTCCATCATGCATATATGGCGCAGTCAATTCAATGTTGCGTAGTGTGGGAACACTAAACTTTCCTTTGTCATTTATGTTTCCGGAAATCAAATATCGTCCTAGATCCTGGCCTTGTGGCAAACATTCAAGCCCATTGTTTCTGAAATCATTTGAAGTAAACAAAGGATTTCCATGACAGTGGAAACAATCGCCTTTCTCCGTCATAAAAATAATATATCCGCTTTGCTCAGACGTTGTAAACCCCACCTGATGATCAAAATATTTATCAAATTTAGAGTTTGCAGAAACCATACTTCTCATGAACTGACTAATAGAATATACAATTGTCTGCTTCAAATCATCATGCGACAAGTCCTCAACATTTGAGATTCCAAATGCTTTGTAAATCATCTGCGGATATTTTGGATGGGTTTTTAGATCCTGGACCAATTGATTCATATCTGTATCAAAAAATTCCGGGCCAAAGTCTGCAATACACAATCGATCTAGTTTAGGTTCAGAACCGTTCCAATTGTAATCCGGATTCCATGCAAGATTTACATGAGGTGGAATACTTATAGAATCACCGCTTGCAGAAATAAACATGGGTTTCGAAAACGACTTGTTTGCAAGATGACAAGAAGAACATGTCAATCCATTACTGGATAATATTGGGTCATAATAAAACTTTTTTCCTAAAGCAACTCCTTCAACTGTCATGGGATTCTCAGGTGGAATAGATGGAATGGGAAAATGAAGTGGAACCTTTAAGGAAAAAGGTGTTGGTTTATAAATAGCAACTTCCTCTACAATTTCTTTCTTACAGGAGAGAAATGCCATAAGTAAAAATAAACCAGCAATTACAAATAATTTTTTCATCTTATTGGAAGTGAAATATATCAACACCGTTTGCTTTTAATTTTGCCATTGCCGCACTACTTCCCATAGAATAATTACCATCAATATTAAAATCATAGATGAATGGGTTTCGGAACCATTCATTGAGATTCATTACCAAAGGAATATTTAAAGCATTATCACCAATTACAAAATTGGTATCAAGCTGAATGGTAAAAAGATTTTCGTTTTTACCAAGGTGCATTGCATACCCGAAAGTACCGGAACTATCAGTAAAATGTCCCTCGAATTTCATGAAATGATAACCACCACCCATTGGGACAGGCCAGATCATATTATTGTTTTCTGTTGAATTTGGCAATCCATCTGGAATGTTATGAAGCGAATCCAAGCCAAAATTAAATTTAACTCCTTTATATTCTCCTTGTAAAATCAATCCGCTAGAGAACACATTGGTTTCGGGTTTTCGGATACTGACATATTGAAAATTCTTTATCAGAACTTCCAATCCATCTGAACGTATTAATTTAATTTCAGATAAATAATAATGTAGTGTTTCAATACTGATTCTACACCCCGAGTCTAAAGGGTACATGATTGAATCCAATTGGATTGAATTACCATCAGCTTCGTAACCAATGGATAGATTAATTGTTCCGGTACTACTTGGTTCAGTTATTGATTCCTTTTTGCAGGAAATCATTAAAGTCAACCAAATAAATATAATTAATAATTGCTTCATCTTTTTTTACTTAATATGAAATTTAAAGCTAACATTCCGGAATTCCTATGATGATGCTCAGTGACATTCATCATGCTCAACTACACCCAACACTGGTTCCGCAATTCAGACATTTATAGCACGAGCCGCTACGAATGGTAATATGTCCGCATGTTCCGCACAATGGAGCATCACCCATCATACTTCCCAGGAATTGTTGTGTTTGATTATGTTGTAACTCTGAATTCAAATCTTCTGCTCTCAATGTAACTTTTGATTTTATTTCCTTCGAGATTGTCTTATCAATGTGTTCTGAAGGTTTAACTTGAACAAGATCTTCTCTTCCAAGATACTCCAATGCAAGGAGTCTAAATATATAATCTACAACTGAGGTTGAGTTTTTGATGTTCGTATGATCCACCATTCCTGATGGTTCCAAACGCGTAAATATAAATTTCTCTACAAATTCATCCAGAGGAACACCATATTGCAAACCAATAGAAACAGAAATTGCAAAACAATTTAAAAGAGATCTAAAAGATGCTCCTTCTTTGTGCATATCAATAAAAATTTCTCCTAATGTACCATCCGTATATTCCCCTGTTCTTACAAATATTGTGTGTCCACCGATCTTTGCTTTCTGTGTAAAGCCACCACGTTTTTCAGGTAACTTCTTACGGTGAACTATGTTTGACAATTGCCTTTTGAATTTTGTATCTGTTGTCTGGTGAATAATTCTTCTTGCTGCTTCGAGCACATCTTCTGCCGTTAATTTTTCTCTGTCTACTTCATTGGAATCATATACATTAACATTTTCTTTCTTATCGCTTTTTGATGAAAGAGGTTGTGAAAGTTTACTGCCATCCCTGTAGATTGCAACCGCTTTAAGTCCGGATTTCCACCCATTCATGTAACAATCCTCTATATCTTTTTCAGTAGATTCATTTGGCAAATTGATTGTCTTTGAAATTGCACCAGAAATGAATGGCTGCACCGAAGCCATCATTAGTATATGCCCAGATGGATGAATGAACCTTGTCCCTGTTTTTCCGCACCGGTTTGCGCAATCGAAAACTGAGAGATGTTCTGATTTCAAATAGGGAGCTCCTTCAACAGTCATAGTTCCGCACACATATTGATTTGTCTCTTCAATTTGCTCCGGTGTAAATCCTAACTCTGTCAACAATATAAAATTCAAATCAGAATATCGTTCCTTTGTAAAACCAAGTCGCTTTAAGCAATCTTCGCCTAATGTCCATACATTAAAGATGTAAGCAATATCAAATGCTGAAGTCGCTGCCGCATTAAGTATTTCTACCTCTTCTCTGGTAAATCCCTTTGAAGCTAACGTCTCATAATTTATATAGGGCGCACCTTTGAAAGTTGCCCTTCCATTTACATAGTTTATGATCGACTTAACTTCATGTTTGTTATAGCCAAGGTTTTTCAGTGCAGCCGGTACACTTTCATTTACAATTCTAAAATATCCGCCACCGGAAAGTTTTTTGAATTTTACCAATGAAAAATCCGGTTCAACACCTGTAGTATCACAATCCATCAACAATCCGATTGTGCCGGTTGGAGCAATTGCACTTACCTGAGCATTTCTGAATCCATTTTGTTCTCCACATTCCAATGCAGAATCCCATGTCTTACATGCTGCACGCAATAAATAATCAGGACAATATTTTGCATCTATTCCATTAGGAATAACTTCCAGATCTTCAAATGCATCGTTTGCATAATATGCAGCATAGCGGTGATTGCGGATCACACGTAACATGTGGTTTCTATTCTCTGCGTATTTATTGAATGCCCCAAGTACTCCAGCTATTTCAGCAGATGTTTTATAAGCGGTTCCGGTCATGATTGCTGTAATTGAAGCTGAAACAGCTCTCGCTTCATTACTATCATAAGGTATTCCTGATATCATAAGTAAGGATCCCAGATTTGCATAACCGAGGCCTAAAGTCCTGTAATCATGTGTTAATTGCGCAACTTCTTGTGATGGAAACTGAGCCATTAGAATAGAAATTTCTAACACAACTGTCCATAGGCGACAAGCATGTTGAAAAGAGTCAACGTTAAATTGTAAAGACTCTTCGTCTATAAACTTCCGTAAATTTAGTGACGCTAAATTGCAGGCAGTATTATCAAGAAACATATACTCGCTACATGGATTGGATCCACGGATGCGACCACCTTCAGGACATGTATGCCATTCATTGATTGTGGTATCAAACTGAACACCCGGATCTGCACAGCTCCATGCTGCATGTGCAATTTTATCCCAAAGTTTTTTTGCCGGAACAGACTTAATTGTATGTCCCTCAGTTCTCGCTGTCAGATTCCAATTGTCGTTTTCTTTGAGTGCTTTAAAAAATGAATTCGGAATCCGAATGGAATTATTTGAATTCTGCCCCGACACTGTCTTATATGCTTCCCCTTCATAATCGGACGAATAACCGGCGGCTATTAATGCAGCTACTTTTTTTTCTTCTTCAACTTTCCAATCAATAAACTCTTCTATTTCGGGATGGTCAAGGTCCAGACAAACCATCTTTGCTGCTCTCCTTGTTGTACCTCCCGACTTAATGGCTCCGGCTGCACGGTCACCTATTTTTAAAAACGACATTAACCCTGAAGAGTATCCGCCACCTGCAAGCTTTTCACGTTCACCTCTGACTGATGAAAAATTAGTTCCTACTCCACTGCCATACTTAAATATTCTGGCTTCCCGAGTCCACAAATCCATAATGCCGCCCGGATTAACCAGATCATCATTTACAGAAAGTATAAAACATGCATGTGGTTGTGGTCGTTCATAAGCTGAAACAGATTCAACCATTTTACCTGTTTCATGATCAACATACCAGTGGCCTTGTCCATTTCCTTTTATGCCATAGGTTGAAAACAATCCCGTATTAAACCACTGGGGAGAATTTGGTGCTGCATATTGTGCGAGTAACATAAATATAATTTCATCATAAAATATCGCAGCATCGTTTTTACCGGCAAAGTAATTATATTTAACTCCCCATTCCATCCAACAGTTTGCCAGTCGATGTACAACTTGCTTGATAGAATTCTCACTGCCAAGGCTTCCATCAACCTGTGGCACGCCGGTTTTTCGAAAATACTTTTGCGCTAAGATGTCTGTTGCTACTTGCGACCATTTAATTGGCACTTCAACATTCTTCATTTCAAAAACCGTATTCCCATCAGGGTTCCGGATAACACTGGTCCGCTTCTCATATTCAAACTGATCAAAAGCACTCAAATTGTCTTTCGTATAAAATCGTTTGAATTTTAAACCTTGACTTTTAGATTTTTTTTCGGATTTTTTATTTGAATTATTTTTCATAAAGTAATTTATATTCTGCAATATTCATCATCATTACTTCACGCAAAGATGAGTCAAATCATAATTTACTTTTATTAGATAACAATTCATCTGTTGATAAAATAATTTTGTAAAATTTTACCAGCAATGGAATTGAAATTAAAATTATACCGATAAGAACTGCTAATCCTGCGATATTAAACAACTTAAATAATTGTTGAAGTTGTAACATCATTGATTGAAATGCTACTCCCTTCTCATTTAAGATAGCTTTTGTTATGCCCGATATGATAAGTGTCATCCAAAATATTATTAGTGCAAGGTTGACCAGTATAAATCCGAATCGCGTTTTTTTATTTTCAATCTTTCCGATATGTTTCTCCAAAATGTAATACAGCGATGCAAAAAGAATCATTGTATTAATTCCAATAGTTGCTCCCATTGCATGTGCCACAGTAACATGAGTGCCATGAGTATAAGTGTTAATCGCCGGAATAGAAATGAGAATAGCAAGGGTCAGATTAAGGAATATCCATATGTCTGCAGCAACAATAAATTTGTAAGGCACCTTGTACAGATTCTTCTTTGCAGTATTTAATGATTTTCGCCAGTTTAAAATGATACTACCTAAAATCAACAATTCTGTCATACTAATTATATAAGCTACATTTTTTATCCAGTTTGCAGCAGGTACAATATAAGTATGATGGCCCCAATTAAACATTAGATTAGTCAAACCAAGAAAATAAAAGAAAAATGTTATAGGTGCAATAGTTGTTTTTGTATCACCACTTATTTTTTCCATTACATAGAAACCTGTTCCATACACCAACATATTCCAGGATCCTACCATAGAGCCGTTAGCTTTCCACTGCACAGTTACATCTCTTATAATATTGTCACGAAAAAATGGTTGTGTCCAAAAATAGGATTCAACAAAAGTGATAAGAAAAAATAAAATTCCTGTTGCCCACATCCATTGGTATATTGGCCAATCACTTATATTGAACTTAATAGTTTTAATGAAATTTATTGCAAATAAAATCCAGCTCAACAACATTGGTATTGCAAGCACCGGTGGAAACTCAAGATATTCTCTTCCGCCGAAATCACCTTTAAAATAACAAATGAGAATCGTAAGCCCAGTAACTATAAATAAAAAAAAGTGAATATAGGCGAGCTTGATCGAAAATAATTTGCGATTTGCCACAATCGGCAGATAATAATAAATACCACCGACACCACCGGTGAAAATCCATGTTATAACTAGTGTAACATGAAGTGGCCTTGTTTTTTCAAATGACAAGTTCTCTTTCAGGAACTCGGGAAGTATGTATTGCATCCCACCAATCATTCCAAAAAAAACACCAATGATCAGTGATAGTAGGGAAGCCACAATAAATAGCAGTGCAACTTTTATATGATCTCTATTACCTGCTTCTGAATGCATTTGTCTGTTTAGAACTTAAAACTCTATGTATTATAACTTTTCAAAATGTGATGTGAAATGTCTTAAAAATTTTGGCTCTTTGATGATCCGCAAGCCTTTAACCTTTTCTTTGGTTCTCAAAATTTCATCGAAGACTTCTATTACATAATCAATATGTGATTGTGTATAAACCCGACGAGGTATAGCAAGCCTTACAAGTTCCATTGGGGCCGCTATTAAATGTCCGCCTGAGTCATAGGTGCCAAACATTACTGACCCGATCTCAACAGTCCTAATTCCACCTACTTGATACAATTCACAAACAAGAGCCTGACCCGGATAATGATGTGCAGGTATATGATCGTAAAGTTTTTTTGCATCAACATAAACTGCATGTCCACCCACAGGATAAATTATCGGAACCCCTTTCTCTCTGATCTTTTCTCCAAGATACTGCGTGCTGACAATTCTGTATTTCAGATAATCAGGATCGAAAACTTCTTCCAGACCAACAGCAATAGCTTCCATATCCCGACCCGATAATCCACCATAAGTCGCGAAACCTTCGGTGATGATGAGCATCTGAGTACATGCTTCCGACAAACTTTTGTTTCTTAAAGCCAGAAAGCCACCCATATTTACCAATCCATCTTTTTTTGCACTCATGATTGCAGCATCAGCAAGCGAAAACATTTCCTGTGCTATTTCACGAAACGGAACTTCTTTATAACCCTGTTCTTTTTCATGAATGAAATAACTGTTTTCTGCAATGCGGCAACAATCCAGAACAAAAAGTATATCATGCTTCTTACAAATTCGGCTAACCTCTTTTGCATTTTGCATACTAACCGGTTGTCCACCGCCACTGTTATTTGTAACTGTCAATATAACTGCAGCGATATTTACTTCACCATATAGATTGATTATGTTCTGGAGCTTTTCAAGATCTATATTTCCTTTAAATGGAAATGTTGAATTATAGTCTTTGCCTTCTTGTGCAGGGATATCAATAGCTATAGCCCCACTGTATTCTATATTCGCACGTGTTGTATCAAAATGTGTATTGCTGATAAAATATTTTCCTTTGCCTCCGATATGACTATATAAAATTCTTTCAGCAGCCCGGCCCTGATGTGTAGGAAGAATGTATGTCATTCCGGTCAGATCAAGAATTTGTTTTTCAAAACGGTCCCAACTTCTTGCACCTGCATATGATTCATCGCCACGCATCAATGCTGCCCATTGATTGCTACTCATTGCAGAAGTTCCACTGTCTGTCAGAAAATCAATTATTACCTGATCTGATTTCAGCAAGAACGGATTATAATTTGCCTTTATCAAAAATTCTTTCCTTTCTTCTTCAGTGCTCATTGTTATGGGCTC is part of the Bacteroidota bacterium genome and harbors:
- a CDS encoding DinB family protein; amino-acid sequence: MTTFLQSFKKELEKEAIGTRKMLALVPADKLGWKPHAKSMKLQDLAIHIADLPTWISLGVNTDELDFAKSPYNPADCTTGEELVAYFNKNVALALKDLENAKESVLDEKWTLRNGDIVYMEQSKLDTVRHSFSQIVHHRAQLGVYLRLLDIPIPGVYGPSADEQ
- a CDS encoding cytochrome-c peroxidase, with translation MKKLFVIAGLFLLMAFLSCKKEIVEEVAIYKPTPFSLKVPLHFPIPSIPPENPMTVEGVALGKKFYYDPILSSNGLTCSSCHLANKSFSKPMFISASGDSISIPPHVNLAWNPDYNWNGSEPKLDRLCIADFGPEFFDTDMNQLVQDLKTHPKYPQMIYKAFGISNVEDLSHDDLKQTIVYSISQFMRSMVSANSKFDKYFDHQVGFTTSEQSGYIIFMTEKGDCFHCHGNPLFTSNDFRNNGLECLPQGQDLGRYLISGNINDKGKFSVPTLRNIELTAPYMHDGRYQTLEEVVEFYNSGVCISSPGIDPIMTKPAKLYGLNLWPWEKEDLVNFLKTLTDTSFINNPDYRP
- a CDS encoding vitamin B12-dependent ribonucleotide reductase, producing MKNNSNKKSEKKSKSQGLKFKRFYTKDNLSAFDQFEYEKRTSVIRNPDGNTVFEMKNVEVPIKWSQVATDILAQKYFRKTGVPQVDGSLGSENSIKQVVHRLANCWMEWGVKYNYFAGKNDAAIFYDEIIFMLLAQYAAPNSPQWFNTGLFSTYGIKGNGQGHWYVDHETGKMVESVSAYERPQPHACFILSVNDDLVNPGGIMDLWTREARIFKYGSGVGTNFSSVRGEREKLAGGGYSSGLMSFLKIGDRAAGAIKSGGTTRRAAKMVCLDLDHPEIEEFIDWKVEEEKKVAALIAAGYSSDYEGEAYKTVSGQNSNNSIRIPNSFFKALKENDNWNLTARTEGHTIKSVPAKKLWDKIAHAAWSCADPGVQFDTTINEWHTCPEGGRIRGSNPCSEYMFLDNTACNLASLNLRKFIDEESLQFNVDSFQHACRLWTVVLEISILMAQFPSQEVAQLTHDYRTLGLGYANLGSLLMISGIPYDSNEARAVSASITAIMTGTAYKTSAEIAGVLGAFNKYAENRNHMLRVIRNHRYAAYYANDAFEDLEVIPNGIDAKYCPDYLLRAACKTWDSALECGEQNGFRNAQVSAIAPTGTIGLLMDCDTTGVEPDFSLVKFKKLSGGGYFRIVNESVPAALKNLGYNKHEVKSIINYVNGRATFKGAPYINYETLASKGFTREEVEILNAAATSAFDIAYIFNVWTLGEDCLKRLGFTKERYSDLNFILLTELGFTPEQIEETNQYVCGTMTVEGAPYLKSEHLSVFDCANRCGKTGTRFIHPSGHILMMASVQPFISGAISKTINLPNESTEKDIEDCYMNGWKSGLKAVAIYRDGSKLSQPLSSKSDKKENVNVYDSNEVDREKLTAEDVLEAARRIIHQTTDTKFKRQLSNIVHRKKLPEKRGGFTQKAKIGGHTIFVRTGEYTDGTLGEIFIDMHKEGASFRSLLNCFAISVSIGLQYGVPLDEFVEKFIFTRLEPSGMVDHTNIKNSTSVVDYIFRLLALEYLGREDLVQVKPSEHIDKTISKEIKSKVTLRAEDLNSELQHNQTQQFLGSMMGDAPLCGTCGHITIRSGSCYKCLNCGTSVGCS
- a CDS encoding cbb3-type cytochrome c oxidase subunit I; this translates as MHSEAGNRDHIKVALLFIVASLLSLIIGVFFGMIGGMQYILPEFLKENLSFEKTRPLHVTLVITWIFTGGVGGIYYYLPIVANRKLFSIKLAYIHFFLFIVTGLTILICYFKGDFGGREYLEFPPVLAIPMLLSWILFAINFIKTIKFNISDWPIYQWMWATGILFFLITFVESYFWTQPFFRDNIIRDVTVQWKANGSMVGSWNMLVYGTGFYVMEKISGDTKTTIAPITFFFYFLGLTNLMFNWGHHTYIVPAANWIKNVAYIISMTELLILGSIILNWRKSLNTAKKNLYKVPYKFIVAADIWIFLNLTLAILISIPAINTYTHGTHVTVAHAMGATIGINTMILFASLYYILEKHIGKIENKKTRFGFILVNLALIIFWMTLIISGITKAILNEKGVAFQSMMLQLQQLFKLFNIAGLAVLIGIILISIPLLVKFYKIILSTDELLSNKSKL
- a CDS encoding tryptophanase, with product MNFKTIIEPFRIKTVEPITMSTEEERKEFLIKANYNPFLLKSDQVIIDFLTDSGTSAMSSNQWAALMRGDESYAGARSWDRFEKQILDLTGMTYILPTHQGRAAERILYSHIGGKGKYFISNTHFDTTRANIEYSGAIAIDIPAQEGKDYNSTFPFKGNIDLEKLQNIINLYGEVNIAAVILTVTNNSGGGQPVSMQNAKEVSRICKKHDILFVLDCCRIAENSYFIHEKEQGYKEVPFREIAQEMFSLADAAIMSAKKDGLVNMGGFLALRNKSLSEACTQMLIITEGFATYGGLSGRDMEAIAVGLEEVFDPDYLKYRIVSTQYLGEKIREKGVPIIYPVGGHAVYVDAKKLYDHIPAHHYPGQALVCELYQVGGIRTVEIGSVMFGTYDSGGHLIAAPMELVRLAIPRRVYTQSHIDYVIEVFDEILRTKEKVKGLRIIKEPKFLRHFTSHFEKL